The Lycium barbarum isolate Lr01 chromosome 12, ASM1917538v2, whole genome shotgun sequence genome includes a region encoding these proteins:
- the LOC132623141 gene encoding uncharacterized protein LOC132623141, giving the protein MNSSANKGTQDVNAQNQMEKRVETLDYQSSVGQGQEQRPVEIIHQPQISTPLSNTSGGVLSNAAASVASTLESAKRAISRK; this is encoded by the exons ATGAATTCATCAGCCAATAAG GGTACACAGGATGTGAATGCACAAAACCAAATGGAAAAGAGGGTGGAGACTCTGGATTATCAATCGTCAGTGGGACAAGGACAAGAACAAAGGCCTGTGGAAATTATTCACCAGCCACAAATTAGCACACCTTTGTCGAACACTAGTGGTGGCGTATTGTCTAATGCTGCTGCGTCTGTTGCATCGACCCTCGAGTCCGCCAAGAGAGCTATTTCACGGAAATAA
- the LOC132623140 gene encoding ADP-ribosylation factor 2-B-like codes for MGMSISKFVKMLFAKKEMRILMVGLDAAGKTTILYKLKLGEIVTTIPTIGFNVETVEYKNSSFTVWDVGGQDKIRPLWRHYFQNTQGLIFVVDSNDRDRISEARDELHRLLNEEELRGATILVFANKQDLPNAMSVAEITDKLGLHSLRQRRWYIQSACATSGQGLYEGLDWLSHNITGKA; via the exons ATGGGCATGTCAATATCCAAGTTTGTGAAAATGCTATTTGCGAAGAAAGAAATGAGAATATTGATGGTGGGACTAGATGCAGCTGGCAAAACAACCATCTTGTACAAGTTAAAACTTGGGGAAATTGTCACCACtattcctacaattg GATTTAATGTGGAGACAGTTGAATACAAGAATTCAAGCTTCACAGTATGGGATGTGGGTGGACAAGATAAG ATCCGGCCTCTATGGAGGCACTATTTTCAGAACACACAGGGTCTAATATTTGTGGTAGATAGTAATGATCGAGATCGAATTTCAGAAGCCAGAGATGAGCTCCATCGCCTGCTTAACGAG GAAGAATTACGAGGCGCCACAATTCTTGTATTTGCGAATAAACAAGACCTTCCAAATGCTATGAGTGTTGCAGAAATTACTGATAAACTTGGCCTGCATTCACTCCGGCAACGACGCTG GTACATCCAGAGTGCTTGTGCAACATCTGGCCAGGGGCTTTATGAAGGTCTTGATTGGTTATCACATAATATCACCGGAAAG GCATAA
- the LOC132623250 gene encoding cyclin-D3-2 translates to MGFPLDVQFQNPVSALLDGLYCEEDRFLDDDLEEWSSLENVKIKTLPLLECDLFWEDDELDALFSKEKESHLGFDGLISDGSLMDARKEALDWMLGVIGYYGFNATTAVLAVNYFDRYISGFCFQKDKPWMSQLAAVACLSIAAKVEETQVPLLLDLQVADSRFVFEAKTIQRMELLVLSTLKWKMNLVTPLSFIDHIMRRFGFMTNLHLDFLKKCERLILDIITDSRLLHYPPSVIATAAMFFVINEIEPCNAMEYQNQLMSVLKVRKDSLEECHDLILELMGTSCYDLCQSLKRKHQSVPSSPSGVIDAYFSCESSNDSWSAASSISSSPEPQYKRNKTQDQHMKLAPLGTVSVVVGRNPH, encoded by the exons atgGGTTTTCCTTTAGATGTCCAGTTCCAAAATCCAGTTTCTGCTCTTCTTGATGGGCTTTACTGTGAGGAAGATCGATTCTTGGATGATGATTTAGAAGAATGGTCTAGTTTAGAAAATGTTAAAATAAAGACTCTACCTTTATTAGAATGTGACTTGTTTTGGGAAGATGACGAGCTTGATGCTCTTTTCTCCAAGGAAAAAGAATCCCATTTGGGTTTTGATGGGTTAATCTCAGATGGGTCTTTAATGGATGCTAGAAAAGAGGCTTTAGATTGGATGTTGGGGGTCATTGGTTACTATGGTTTCAATGCTACTACTGCTGTTTTAGCTGTGAACTATTTTGATAGGTATATATCTGGATTCTGCTTTCAGAAAGATAAGCCTTGGATGAGTCAGCTTGCTGCTGTTGCTTGTCTTTCCATTGCTGCTAAAGTGGAAGAGACCCAAGTGCCCCTTCTATTAGACCTTCAA GTAGCTGATTCAAGATTTGTGTTTGAGGCAAAGACTATTCAGAGAATGGAACTTTTGGTGCTTTCTACTCTTAAATGGAAAATGAATCTGGTGACACCATTATCTTTTATTGATCATATTATGAGGAGATTTGGATTCATGACTAACCTGCATTTGGATTTTCTTAAGAAGTGTGAACGCCTCATTCTTGATATTATCACTG ATTCTAGGCTCTTGCATTATCCTCCATCTGTTATCGCAACTGCAGCAATGTTTTTTGTGATTAATGAGATTGAGCCTTGCAATGCTATGGAATACCAGAATCAGCTTATGAGTGTTCTTAAAGTCAGAAAG GATAGTCTTGAAGAATGCCATGATTTAATTCTAGAGCTAATGGGCACTTCTTGCTACGACCTCTGCCAAAGCCTAAAGCGCAAACATCAATCGGTACCTAGCAGTCCAAGTGGTGTTATTGATGCATATTTTAGTTGCGAGAGCTCGAATGATTCATGGTCAGCAGCATCTTCAATTTCATCTTCACCTGAGCCTCAGTATAAGAGAAATAAAACTCAAGATCAGCATATGAAACTGGCTCCGCTTGGTACTGTTTCTGTTGTTGTGGGTCGTAATCCTCACTGA